The proteins below are encoded in one region of Paenarthrobacter ilicis:
- a CDS encoding abortive infection family protein, producing the protein MSAPLNGEIAAAIGQFFFRGEGPSHTVLTQAFVASGLSEHDPYNPTTQTPNKQHRVLAVCRAGARKAASARKLCEELLDALRLHGSFSTSQDSQRVNGLRAALTHAGWGLSEDGRLEHLGKIDLETGGRSALDEQLERLRRNIDDPAALLGGAKELIEAIAKFVLEEGGLYPDPRIPFPGLVDLSFERLALLPAVVSDSAEGTKQIREIYRSAKKTVIAVNELRNLQGTGHGRTLPTGVTTEAARYVIREATHVAELMLTTHDRQMGK; encoded by the coding sequence ATGAGCGCACCCCTTAACGGCGAGATCGCCGCAGCTATTGGGCAATTTTTTTTCAGAGGCGAAGGGCCTTCCCACACAGTACTTACGCAGGCATTTGTAGCCTCAGGGTTATCGGAGCATGACCCTTACAACCCCACAACTCAAACCCCAAACAAGCAGCACCGCGTGCTCGCTGTTTGTCGGGCCGGAGCGCGTAAGGCCGCCAGCGCTCGAAAGCTGTGCGAGGAGCTACTCGACGCGCTTCGGCTGCACGGTAGTTTCAGCACGTCACAGGATAGTCAACGGGTCAACGGCCTACGCGCAGCATTGACGCACGCCGGCTGGGGGCTGTCGGAAGACGGGAGGCTGGAGCATTTGGGGAAGATCGATCTTGAAACCGGTGGACGGTCAGCCTTAGACGAGCAGCTGGAACGACTGCGTAGGAACATAGACGACCCGGCAGCGTTGCTCGGAGGCGCCAAAGAATTGATCGAGGCAATCGCCAAGTTTGTACTAGAGGAAGGTGGTTTGTATCCAGACCCACGTATCCCTTTCCCAGGCCTAGTGGACCTGTCGTTTGAACGATTGGCTCTGCTTCCTGCTGTCGTCAGTGATTCCGCGGAAGGGACAAAACAGATCCGCGAAATTTACAGGTCTGCCAAGAAAACAGTTATTGCCGTCAACGAGCTGCGGAATCTTCAGGGAACGGGCCACGGCAGAACACTCCCTACAGGGGTCACGACGGAAGCGGCGCGCTACGTAATCCGCGAAGCAACGCACGTGGCCGAGCTAATGCTCACAACTCATGACCGCCAAATGGGCAAATAG
- a CDS encoding DUF3223 domain-containing protein, whose amino-acid sequence MKKYEVGEFSFRTKREVRELLKTVLEELEADERVTDSFVSSLLTALAREHPAAADKIGDGIEYWVVASNKDLGYTSKGFRAKQRDRDELVLFSYTDVISPPKQQALVAEALTREALEITRNFRTAAFASGPVQCALTAREIPEKTMADVVHLNPPRAQLHQRFLASEGLTYEAVELIKHDTESGFRLADRDLADRWREFQNGHLEGLAIVLRRER is encoded by the coding sequence ATGAAAAAGTACGAGGTCGGAGAATTTAGCTTCCGCACGAAACGCGAGGTCCGGGAACTCCTAAAGACCGTTTTAGAGGAGCTCGAAGCCGACGAAAGAGTCACAGACTCATTCGTGTCTAGTCTGCTCACCGCCTTAGCTAGGGAGCACCCTGCGGCTGCTGACAAGATCGGCGACGGAATCGAATACTGGGTTGTTGCCTCGAACAAAGATCTCGGATACACATCGAAGGGCTTCCGCGCGAAGCAACGCGACCGGGACGAACTTGTCCTTTTCAGTTACACGGATGTCATAAGCCCACCTAAGCAACAAGCGTTGGTGGCAGAAGCCCTGACCAGAGAGGCTTTGGAGATTACTCGCAACTTCCGTACAGCTGCATTTGCCAGCGGGCCAGTTCAGTGTGCATTGACTGCAAGGGAGATCCCAGAGAAGACCATGGCCGATGTCGTGCACTTGAATCCGCCGAGGGCACAGCTGCACCAGAGGTTCCTGGCGTCCGAAGGATTGACCTACGAGGCCGTTGAACTGATAAAGCACGATACGGAATCCGGATTCCGACTGGCGGACCGCGATCTTGCTGACCGGTGGAGAGAGTTTCAGAACGGACACTTGGAGGGATTGGCGATCGTTTTGCGACGCGAGCGTTAG
- a CDS encoding GmrSD restriction endonuclease domain-containing protein, with amino-acid sequence MAKVDYKVSVLVEKIARRELQLPEMQRKYVWTATKVRDLLDSLYRGYPSGVILTWEPAGHVETTDFAVATEAGGMKPLLLLDGQQRLTSLSAVLRGEPVKVKNRSRPVEILFNLDHPDELTFITEVGDDSESNEDADDPDEAEDDLLTRVKRRTFVVASNQLLALPNWIRVTDVFKKEEGEILQQVGLTGFGDPRYSKYSARLKALKAIENYEYRVDVLESTKSYEEVTEIFVRVNSLGTKLRSSDLALAQITAKWNGSLAMFNAYQALLAGRGFDLDLGVHLKTLVSLITGQSRFLTVGSLSRSQLEDGWERTMRALNFAIDFAKNNLHIDSPSLLSSPFLLITLAYWADQRGYRSAPEDAQNFSQWFLTANAKGRYSRGSSETLLDQDLAALREGGGAAELNQRLVQQVGRLAFTPADLAGRTARSGAFKTMFLAFRANGAQDWTTNLKISPKHADKADKIEFHHIFPKAYMREARKDLDPRLVDDIANLAFIGARTNKEISAQAPMEYASWFPEKVLKAQLVEFPDGTGAPERFEKFIENRRNALTREINKFLGLSEIQ; translated from the coding sequence GTGGCGAAGGTTGACTACAAAGTGAGTGTACTGGTCGAGAAGATCGCCCGGAGAGAACTCCAACTCCCTGAGATGCAGCGGAAGTACGTCTGGACCGCCACGAAAGTTCGTGACCTCCTCGACTCTCTTTATCGAGGCTATCCTTCTGGAGTCATCCTTACCTGGGAGCCAGCCGGACATGTGGAAACGACCGATTTCGCAGTGGCCACGGAAGCGGGCGGCATGAAGCCTCTGCTGCTTCTGGACGGACAGCAGCGCCTTACGTCACTGTCGGCGGTCCTGCGCGGCGAGCCAGTGAAGGTAAAAAATAGAAGCCGGCCTGTAGAGATCCTCTTCAACCTCGATCATCCCGATGAGCTGACATTCATCACGGAAGTCGGGGATGATTCAGAAAGCAACGAGGATGCGGACGATCCGGATGAGGCAGAAGACGACCTTCTGACGCGAGTCAAGCGCCGCACTTTCGTCGTGGCGAGCAACCAATTGCTTGCCCTGCCCAACTGGATAAGAGTGACTGACGTGTTCAAGAAGGAGGAGGGAGAGATCCTCCAACAGGTCGGGCTAACCGGCTTTGGCGACCCCAGATATAGCAAGTACAGCGCCCGACTAAAGGCACTCAAAGCGATCGAGAACTACGAGTACCGTGTCGATGTCCTCGAATCCACGAAATCCTACGAGGAAGTTACTGAGATCTTCGTTCGGGTCAACTCGCTGGGCACCAAGCTGCGCAGCTCTGACCTGGCGCTGGCGCAGATAACCGCGAAATGGAATGGCTCCTTGGCGATGTTCAACGCATACCAAGCTCTGCTTGCCGGCCGCGGGTTCGATCTCGATCTCGGTGTCCACCTCAAGACCCTCGTCTCCCTCATCACAGGCCAGTCGAGGTTCCTTACAGTAGGCTCCCTGAGCCGCAGCCAACTCGAGGACGGCTGGGAGCGGACCATGCGCGCGCTGAACTTCGCCATCGATTTCGCCAAGAATAACCTTCACATCGACAGCCCATCCCTGCTCTCCTCTCCATTCCTTCTGATTACCCTCGCTTATTGGGCGGACCAGCGCGGCTACAGGAGTGCACCAGAAGACGCTCAGAACTTCTCCCAATGGTTCCTGACAGCGAACGCCAAAGGCCGATACTCGCGCGGCTCCAGCGAAACTCTTCTGGACCAGGATCTAGCCGCGCTCAGGGAGGGTGGTGGGGCAGCCGAACTGAACCAGCGGCTTGTCCAACAAGTCGGGAGGCTTGCGTTCACCCCCGCCGATCTGGCGGGCCGTACTGCGCGAAGCGGCGCGTTTAAGACGATGTTTCTGGCATTCCGCGCGAACGGAGCCCAAGACTGGACAACAAACCTCAAGATCAGTCCGAAACACGCTGACAAAGCGGACAAGATCGAGTTCCACCACATCTTCCCGAAAGCATACATGCGCGAGGCGAGAAAAGACCTCGACCCTCGTCTCGTTGACGACATCGCCAACCTTGCCTTCATTGGGGCCCGGACGAACAAAGAAATCAGCGCCCAAGCTCCTATGGAGTACGCCTCTTGGTTCCCTGAAAAGGTCCTGAAGGCACAGCTGGTCGAGTTCCCAGACGGAACGGGTGCCCCCGAACGCTTCGAGAAATTCATCGAAAACAGGCGCAATGCGCTAACCAGAGAAATCAACAAGTTCCTCGGGCTTAGCGAAATCCAATAA
- a CDS encoding hydroxypyruvate isomerase family protein, translating into MTYTVNCSILLTELPLLERPAAAKAAGFDAVEFWWPFATSVPTDKETTEFETAIKDAGVQLTGLNFNAGNMPGGDRGLISWKGRCSEFKDNIDVVAGIGERLGCKAFNALYGNRQDEFTPEEQDELAAKNLAAAAEGVARIGGTVLLEPVSGAPKYPLLTAEDALKVIARVKAESGAQNIKLLADFYHLAVNGDDVESVIENHAKDFGHIQIADNPGRGAPGTGTLPLGEWIARSRELGYDGYIGLEYKEPQETAFSWAIRQRANAN; encoded by the coding sequence ATGACGTACACAGTGAACTGCTCCATCCTCCTGACGGAGCTGCCCTTGCTCGAGCGCCCCGCCGCCGCGAAGGCAGCCGGTTTTGACGCCGTCGAGTTCTGGTGGCCCTTCGCCACTTCGGTTCCCACCGACAAAGAAACAACCGAATTCGAAACCGCCATTAAGGACGCAGGCGTTCAGCTCACGGGCCTGAACTTCAACGCTGGCAACATGCCTGGCGGTGACCGCGGCCTGATTTCCTGGAAGGGACGTTGCTCCGAGTTCAAGGACAACATCGACGTCGTAGCTGGCATCGGTGAGCGCCTGGGTTGCAAGGCCTTCAATGCCCTCTATGGCAACCGCCAGGACGAGTTCACCCCTGAAGAGCAGGACGAACTCGCCGCCAAGAACCTCGCCGCAGCAGCAGAAGGCGTCGCCCGCATCGGCGGCACCGTCCTCCTCGAACCGGTCAGCGGCGCACCCAAGTACCCGCTCCTCACCGCCGAAGACGCACTCAAGGTCATCGCCCGCGTCAAGGCAGAATCCGGCGCACAGAACATCAAGCTCCTCGCCGACTTCTACCACCTGGCAGTCAACGGCGACGACGTCGAATCCGTCATCGAGAACCACGCCAAGGACTTCGGCCACATCCAGATCGCCGACAACCCCGGCCGCGGCGCTCCCGGCACCGGCACGCTCCCCCTCGGCGAATGGATCGCCCGCAGCCGCGAACTCGGCTACGACGGCTACATCGGCCTCGAGTACAAGGAACCGCAGGAAACGGCCTTCAGCTGGGCCATCCGCCAGCGCGCCAACGCCAACTAA
- the gcl gene encoding glyoxylate carboligase yields MAKMRTVDAAVAILEKEGATEAFGLPGAAINPFYSAMRAHGGIRHTLARHVEGASHMADGYSRAADGNIGICIGTSGPAGTDMITGLYAAWADSIPMLCITGQAPVAKLHKEDFQAVDIESIAKPLTKFAMTILEPGQVPGAFQKAFQLMRSGRPGPVLLDLPIDVQMAEIEFDIDAYEPLPVEKPKASRKQLEKALDLLTAAKHPLIVAGGGIINAGASTQLVELAEILNVPVIPTLMGWGAIPDDHQLMAGMVGLQTSHRYGNETFLQSDFVIGIGNRWANRHTGGLDTYTAGRKFVHIDIEPTQIGRVFSPDLGIASDAGAALDGLLELARERQAAKTLPDYSGWVAECQERKGSLHRKTNFDNVPIKPQRVYQEMNKAFGRDTTYVSTIGLSQIAGAQMLHVFGARKWINAGQAGPLGWTGPAALGVVRGTPDATVVALSGDYDFQFMIEELAVGAQFNLPYIHVVVNNSYLGLIRQSQRGFNMEQNVSLAFENINSPETNGYGVDHIKVAEGLGVKAIRVEDPNDLPAAFDKAKALMGEFKVPVVVEVILEKITNISMGVEISGVNEFEELAETAADAPTAILTKA; encoded by the coding sequence ATGGCAAAGATGCGCACCGTTGATGCGGCCGTAGCCATCCTGGAAAAGGAAGGCGCAACCGAAGCTTTCGGTCTGCCCGGCGCAGCGATCAACCCCTTCTACTCAGCAATGCGTGCCCACGGCGGCATCCGCCACACTCTGGCCCGCCACGTTGAAGGCGCCAGCCACATGGCTGACGGCTACAGCCGCGCAGCTGATGGCAACATCGGCATCTGCATCGGCACGTCGGGCCCCGCTGGCACGGACATGATCACCGGCCTGTACGCAGCATGGGCGGATTCCATCCCCATGCTCTGCATCACCGGCCAGGCACCCGTTGCCAAGCTGCACAAGGAAGACTTCCAGGCTGTGGACATCGAGTCCATCGCCAAGCCGTTGACCAAGTTCGCCATGACCATTCTGGAGCCGGGCCAGGTTCCCGGTGCGTTCCAGAAGGCGTTCCAGCTGATGCGTTCTGGTCGTCCGGGCCCGGTTCTGTTGGACCTGCCCATCGACGTTCAGATGGCCGAGATCGAGTTCGACATCGACGCCTACGAGCCCCTGCCGGTGGAGAAGCCCAAGGCTTCCCGCAAGCAGCTGGAAAAGGCATTGGACCTGCTGACCGCAGCCAAGCACCCGCTGATCGTTGCCGGTGGCGGCATCATCAACGCCGGCGCTTCGACCCAGCTGGTTGAGCTGGCCGAGATCCTGAACGTTCCGGTAATCCCCACCCTGATGGGCTGGGGCGCCATCCCGGACGACCACCAACTGATGGCCGGCATGGTTGGCCTGCAGACCTCACACCGCTACGGCAACGAGACGTTCCTGCAGAGCGACTTCGTGATCGGCATCGGCAACCGTTGGGCCAACCGCCACACCGGCGGCCTGGACACCTACACGGCCGGCCGTAAGTTCGTGCACATCGACATTGAGCCGACGCAGATCGGTCGCGTTTTCTCGCCGGACCTGGGCATTGCGTCCGACGCCGGTGCGGCGCTGGACGGTCTGTTGGAGCTGGCCCGCGAACGTCAAGCTGCCAAGACCCTGCCGGACTACTCAGGCTGGGTTGCCGAGTGCCAGGAGCGTAAGGGCTCCCTGCACCGCAAGACCAACTTCGACAACGTGCCGATTAAGCCGCAGCGCGTGTACCAGGAGATGAACAAGGCCTTCGGCCGCGACACCACCTACGTGTCCACCATCGGTCTCTCGCAGATCGCCGGCGCACAGATGTTGCACGTGTTCGGTGCCCGCAAGTGGATCAACGCTGGCCAGGCCGGCCCGCTGGGTTGGACCGGTCCCGCCGCATTGGGCGTTGTTCGTGGAACCCCGGACGCCACCGTTGTTGCCCTGTCCGGTGACTACGACTTCCAGTTCATGATCGAGGAACTGGCCGTGGGCGCACAGTTCAACCTGCCGTACATCCACGTTGTGGTGAACAACAGCTACCTGGGCCTGATCCGTCAGAGCCAGCGCGGCTTCAACATGGAACAGAACGTTTCCCTGGCCTTCGAGAACATCAACAGCCCGGAGACCAACGGCTACGGCGTGGACCACATCAAGGTTGCCGAGGGCTTGGGCGTCAAGGCCATCCGCGTTGAGGACCCCAACGATCTGCCTGCCGCTTTCGACAAGGCCAAGGCACTGATGGGCGAGTTCAAGGTTCCCGTGGTTGTTGAAGTGATCCTGGAAAAGATCACCAACATCTCCATGGGCGTTGAGATCAGCGGCGTGAACGAGTTCGAAGAATTGGCAGAGACCGCGGCGGACGCACCCACCGCGATCCTGACCAAGGCCTAG
- a CDS encoding glycerate kinase, whose translation MRVVIAPDKFKGSLSAPDVAEHLATGLLAGYGHNGFEATRIPVADGGEGTIDAAIGSGFTRRTTTVTGPLGEPVKADFAVRDQEAVIEMAAASGLALLPDGPTSQTAKTATSIGTGELIRAALDLGCRKIILGVGGSANTDAGAGVLQGLGAVFLDKNGNELPGGGAALAQLNSIDFSNFDVRVEATEFVLASDVDNPLLGASGAPAIFGPQKGATPDDVTSLDKALQHFVDVLSATTGQHAKFAAKAEGAGAAGGVGYIAIAALKAERRPGIDVVLEFTELEERLKGADLVITGEGSLDEQSLLGKTPMGVSRAAQRNGVPVIAVCGRSTLSREQLTDAGFHTVHALTDLEKDVQKCIAEAGPLLEQLGKHIGVYLAERTDNKEYLNV comes from the coding sequence ATGCGTGTTGTCATCGCCCCGGACAAATTCAAGGGCTCGCTGTCCGCGCCCGACGTCGCCGAGCACCTGGCAACAGGGCTGCTGGCGGGCTACGGGCACAACGGCTTTGAAGCAACACGCATTCCGGTGGCCGACGGCGGCGAAGGAACCATCGACGCCGCCATCGGCTCCGGCTTCACCCGCCGGACCACCACCGTCACCGGCCCGCTCGGCGAGCCAGTGAAGGCCGACTTTGCGGTGCGGGACCAGGAAGCTGTCATCGAAATGGCGGCAGCTTCCGGTCTCGCCCTCCTCCCGGACGGCCCCACGTCCCAGACGGCCAAAACCGCAACCAGCATCGGCACGGGCGAACTCATCCGGGCCGCGCTGGACCTCGGCTGCCGCAAGATCATCCTAGGTGTGGGCGGCAGCGCCAACACCGACGCCGGCGCAGGCGTCCTGCAGGGCCTCGGCGCCGTCTTCCTGGACAAGAACGGCAACGAGCTCCCCGGCGGCGGTGCCGCCTTGGCACAGCTGAACTCCATCGACTTCTCCAACTTCGACGTCCGCGTCGAAGCAACGGAGTTCGTGTTGGCGTCCGACGTCGACAATCCCCTTTTGGGGGCCAGCGGAGCCCCAGCCATCTTCGGTCCGCAGAAGGGCGCGACGCCGGACGACGTCACCTCCCTGGACAAGGCGCTGCAACACTTCGTCGACGTCCTCTCCGCCACCACCGGGCAACATGCCAAGTTTGCTGCCAAGGCAGAAGGTGCTGGAGCGGCAGGCGGCGTTGGCTACATTGCCATCGCGGCACTGAAGGCAGAGCGGCGGCCGGGCATCGACGTCGTGCTTGAATTCACTGAGCTGGAAGAGCGGCTGAAGGGCGCCGATCTGGTGATTACCGGAGAAGGCAGCCTGGACGAGCAAAGCCTGCTCGGCAAAACGCCCATGGGCGTCTCCCGTGCAGCGCAGCGGAACGGGGTTCCCGTGATCGCAGTCTGCGGCCGGAGTACCCTGAGCCGGGAACAACTCACGGACGCCGGCTTCCACACGGTCCACGCACTGACCGATCTGGAAAAAGATGTCCAAAAATGTATCGCAGAAGCAGGTCCGTTGCTTGAACAATTAGGTAAGCACATAGGCGTGTACCTGGCGGAACGGACCGACAACAAGGAGTACCTCAATGTCTGA
- the allB gene encoding allantoinase AllB produces the protein MSEAIGAYDLVIRGQRILTTAGIAAREVGIRDGVIVAIEPLGNGLTGNEVIELADDETLLPGLVDTHVHVNEPGRTEWEGFASATRAAAAGGVTTIIDMPLNSIPPTTSVDGLEQKRVVAKDQAFVDVGFWGGAIPGNKSDLRPLHDEGVFGFKCFLLHSGVDEFPHLDADEMEEDMAELKSFDSLMIVHAEDSHAIDRAPHPGGDHYETFLASRPRGAENKAIAEVIERARWTGARAHILHLSSSDALPMIASAKRDGVNLTVETCPHYLTLMAEEIPDGATAYKCCPPIREASNRELLWKGLQDGTIDCIVSDHSPSTLDLKDLENGDFAVAWGGVSSLQLGLSLIWTEARHRGIPLEQVVSWMAEKPAALARLHNKGQLALGYDADFSIFAQDEAFVVDVSKLKHKNPITPYDGRPLAGVVRKTYLRGTPIDGQNPGGKLLRRGNV, from the coding sequence ATGTCTGAAGCAATCGGCGCCTATGACCTCGTTATCCGGGGCCAGCGCATCCTCACCACCGCAGGCATCGCAGCCCGCGAAGTTGGCATCCGCGATGGCGTCATCGTCGCGATCGAACCCCTCGGCAACGGCCTGACCGGCAACGAGGTCATCGAACTCGCAGACGACGAAACGCTCCTCCCCGGCCTGGTGGACACCCACGTCCACGTCAACGAGCCCGGCCGCACCGAGTGGGAAGGCTTCGCCTCCGCCACGCGCGCCGCAGCTGCCGGTGGCGTCACCACCATCATCGACATGCCGCTGAACAGCATCCCGCCCACCACCAGCGTGGACGGCCTGGAGCAGAAGCGCGTGGTCGCCAAGGACCAGGCGTTCGTGGACGTCGGATTCTGGGGCGGTGCCATCCCGGGCAACAAGAGCGACCTCCGCCCGCTGCACGACGAAGGCGTGTTCGGCTTCAAGTGCTTCCTCCTGCACTCCGGCGTGGACGAGTTCCCGCACCTGGACGCAGATGAGATGGAAGAGGACATGGCTGAGCTCAAGTCCTTCGACTCCCTCATGATCGTGCACGCGGAGGACTCCCACGCTATTGACCGCGCCCCGCACCCCGGCGGCGACCACTACGAAACCTTCCTCGCCTCCCGCCCCCGCGGCGCTGAGAACAAGGCAATTGCCGAGGTCATCGAACGCGCACGCTGGACCGGCGCCCGCGCCCACATCCTGCACCTCTCCTCCTCCGACGCACTGCCCATGATCGCTTCGGCAAAGCGCGACGGCGTCAACCTCACCGTTGAGACGTGCCCGCACTACCTGACGCTCATGGCCGAAGAAATCCCGGACGGCGCCACGGCCTACAAGTGCTGCCCGCCCATCCGCGAAGCCTCCAACCGCGAGCTCCTCTGGAAGGGCCTGCAGGACGGCACCATCGACTGCATCGTCTCGGACCACTCCCCCTCCACACTGGACCTCAAGGACCTGGAAAACGGCGACTTCGCAGTGGCATGGGGCGGCGTTTCCTCGCTGCAGCTGGGCCTGTCCCTCATCTGGACCGAAGCCCGTCACCGCGGCATCCCGCTGGAACAGGTGGTTTCCTGGATGGCCGAGAAGCCCGCCGCTTTGGCCCGCCTGCACAACAAGGGCCAGCTGGCCCTGGGCTACGACGCCGATTTCTCCATCTTCGCCCAGGACGAAGCCTTCGTGGTGGACGTCAGTAAGCTCAAGCACAAGAACCCGATCACACCGTACGACGGCCGTCCCCTGGCCGGCGTCGTCCGCAAGACCTACCTGCGCGGCACCCCGATCGACGGCCAGAACCCCGGCGGCAAGCTGCTCCGCCGCGGCAACGTTTAG
- a CDS encoding winged helix-turn-helix domain-containing protein, whose product MAVNAYGPPPSRGPAARGVSGRRAGLNDRNGLTAHGLALWVNPAEGDDIDPEVWERAARLVLARAMKLAPEAEVRIWPATGAQHSGVGDTSWGGTPQEAADAGTNGPDSATVTLADALAEARSEATSDGGNGTEAGGSTAVEPVTLASRRSQLAVDLAAEVVLLDGEPVSFTGMEYKLLRYLVVNCSRAIAREELQRFLESFDLPGAAFRSIDVYVGRVRRKLGSARHTVATVRGGGYQFVPGPYATVRGPAEYSI is encoded by the coding sequence ATGGCAGTCAATGCCTACGGGCCTCCGCCGTCGCGAGGACCCGCCGCACGCGGGGTCTCGGGACGGCGGGCTGGCTTGAATGATCGGAACGGCCTGACAGCACATGGGCTGGCGCTCTGGGTCAACCCTGCCGAGGGTGACGACATTGATCCTGAAGTCTGGGAACGGGCGGCACGCCTTGTGCTGGCCCGTGCCATGAAACTTGCCCCGGAGGCGGAAGTCCGCATCTGGCCCGCCACCGGGGCACAGCACTCCGGCGTCGGCGACACTTCCTGGGGCGGCACTCCGCAGGAAGCCGCCGACGCCGGTACCAACGGTCCGGATTCAGCAACGGTAACGCTCGCCGACGCCCTCGCGGAAGCCCGTTCTGAAGCCACTTCCGACGGCGGCAACGGCACCGAAGCGGGCGGCAGCACCGCCGTCGAGCCCGTAACGTTGGCGAGCCGCCGCAGCCAACTTGCGGTGGACCTCGCCGCTGAAGTAGTCCTGCTGGACGGTGAGCCGGTTTCCTTTACTGGCATGGAATACAAGCTGCTCCGGTACCTGGTGGTGAACTGCTCCCGCGCCATTGCACGTGAAGAATTGCAACGCTTCCTGGAGTCATTTGACCTTCCCGGCGCGGCATTTCGCTCGATCGACGTTTATGTTGGAAGGGTCCGGCGGAAGCTCGGCTCCGCCCGGCACACCGTCGCCACCGTCCGTGGTGGCGGCTACCAGTTCGTGCCAGGCCCCTATGCCACGGTGCGCGGACCTGCGGAATACAGCATCTAG
- the bcp gene encoding thioredoxin-dependent thiol peroxidase: MTQKLLVGTQAPDFALLDADGTKVSLSDYRGRNVIVYFYPKAATPGCTTEACDFRDNLASLQGKGYDVIGISPDAPEALSKFTGEFALTFPLLSDEDHKVALAYGAWGEKLVDGEIHEGLVRSTVVLDGEGIVKLTQYQVAAQGHVQALREELGV; this comes from the coding sequence ATGACCCAGAAACTCCTCGTCGGAACGCAAGCACCTGACTTCGCGCTGCTCGACGCCGACGGCACCAAGGTCTCGCTGTCCGATTACCGCGGACGCAACGTCATTGTGTACTTCTACCCGAAGGCTGCCACCCCCGGCTGCACCACCGAGGCCTGCGATTTCCGCGACAACCTCGCCAGCCTCCAGGGCAAGGGCTACGACGTCATCGGGATCTCCCCGGATGCTCCGGAGGCCCTGTCCAAGTTCACTGGTGAATTTGCGCTGACCTTCCCGCTGCTCTCCGACGAAGACCACAAAGTTGCCCTGGCATATGGCGCATGGGGCGAGAAGCTGGTTGACGGCGAAATCCACGAAGGCCTTGTCCGCTCCACCGTTGTCCTGGACGGCGAAGGCATCGTGAAGCTCACCCAGTACCAGGTGGCGGCCCAGGGCCACGTCCAGGCGCTGCGCGAAGAGCTGGGCGTCTAA
- a CDS encoding PP2C family protein-serine/threonine phosphatase: MVSPTPVRHAVVVEDDADIRGLLVLVLEQLDFVVTEAPDGLSGVEAVRRTNAELVTLDINLPDIDGMEVCRRLREFSDAYVLMLTARADEIDRLNGLDTGADDYISKPFSPKELQARIRALFRRARTPAAPAVDQRQTDELERAAVVQQSLLPRETVRLDGYDVAGAFRPSRSVGGDFYDWYQTRDGMHLTFADAMGKGMGAALIAATVRAVIRSVADTPGIDDAFGSASATISSDLDQSGSFVTMFHARLDSASGKLSYIDAGHGLALYVPADGEAQRLVSAGPPVGILEGQHWPASELDLAPGDSLVIVSDGVLDAHRSLEDFIRNVEKVARNGTTSDEICAALLELAPAATAEDDVTAVVVRRAN, encoded by the coding sequence ATGGTCTCCCCTACGCCCGTACGCCACGCAGTTGTCGTCGAAGACGACGCCGATATCCGCGGCCTCCTCGTCCTGGTACTCGAGCAGCTCGATTTTGTGGTGACCGAGGCACCGGACGGCCTGTCCGGCGTCGAGGCTGTCCGTAGAACCAATGCCGAATTGGTGACGCTGGACATCAACCTGCCGGACATCGATGGCATGGAAGTGTGCCGCCGGCTCCGCGAATTCTCCGATGCCTACGTCCTGATGCTCACCGCCCGTGCTGACGAAATCGACCGCCTGAACGGGCTGGACACCGGCGCGGATGACTACATCAGCAAGCCTTTCAGCCCCAAGGAACTCCAAGCCCGCATCCGCGCCCTGTTCCGCCGGGCCCGCACACCCGCCGCGCCGGCGGTGGACCAGCGCCAAACGGACGAGCTGGAGCGGGCCGCCGTGGTGCAGCAAAGCCTGCTCCCCCGGGAGACAGTCCGCCTGGACGGATACGACGTCGCCGGGGCCTTCCGCCCCTCCCGCAGTGTAGGAGGGGATTTCTACGACTGGTACCAGACCCGTGACGGAATGCACCTGACGTTCGCCGACGCCATGGGCAAGGGAATGGGCGCCGCCCTGATCGCCGCCACCGTCCGCGCGGTGATCCGCTCGGTGGCCGACACCCCCGGGATCGACGACGCTTTCGGCTCCGCAAGCGCCACCATCAGCTCGGACCTGGACCAGTCCGGCTCCTTCGTCACCATGTTCCACGCGCGGCTGGACAGCGCCTCCGGCAAGCTCAGCTATATCGACGCCGGACACGGACTTGCGCTGTACGTCCCGGCTGACGGGGAAGCCCAGCGGCTGGTGTCGGCCGGGCCTCCCGTGGGAATTCTGGAGGGGCAGCACTGGCCCGCTTCCGAGCTGGACCTGGCTCCCGGCGACTCCCTGGTGATCGTCAGCGACGGAGTACTGGACGCCCATAGGTCCCTCGAAGATTTCATCCGGAACGTTGAGAAGGTGGCTCGCAACGGAACAACGTCGGACGAAATTTGCGCCGCACTCCTGGAGTTGGCACCGGCTGCCACCGCCGAAGACGACGTGACCGCCGTCGTCGTCCGCCGCGCCAACTGA